A single region of the bacterium genome encodes:
- the murB gene encoding UDP-N-acetylmuramate dehydrogenase — protein MNPLSVSLTEIGMPVLTDEPLAGHTGLRVGGPADFFARPRTADDVSQALIAAVDEGTPVLVMGRGTNLLVGDGGFRGLALLINEGFEDDGVQAHGARCTVAAGVRLQAFLDRLGDLGLGGLEDLYGIPGSVGGALAMNAGAYGTDVWPRVDWIEAVLESGELHRYLGGEIGYGYRRADLPPGAAVVRAEFVLDDGDPREIRKRCLARMADREQKHPLEWPNCGSVFKNFSWEPGMDLKYEKLESALGARFSRRALEERGASPLPAWRLVDACGLTGKRIGGAQISDKHSNFMVNRGGAKAADFTALIELVEKTVEETFGFRLRTEVRRIGEF, from the coding sequence TTGAACCCGCTCTCAGTCAGCCTGACGGAAATCGGGATGCCGGTGCTGACCGACGAGCCGCTCGCCGGGCACACGGGGCTCCGGGTGGGCGGTCCGGCGGATTTCTTCGCGAGGCCCCGCACCGCCGACGATGTCTCCCAGGCGCTCATCGCCGCTGTGGATGAGGGAACCCCGGTTCTGGTCATGGGCCGGGGGACGAACCTTTTAGTCGGCGACGGCGGCTTCCGGGGTCTGGCGCTCCTGATCAATGAGGGGTTCGAGGACGACGGGGTGCAGGCCCACGGCGCGCGCTGCACGGTCGCGGCCGGCGTCCGGCTCCAGGCCTTCCTCGACCGCCTCGGCGACCTGGGCCTGGGGGGGCTGGAGGACCTGTACGGCATCCCGGGAAGCGTGGGCGGGGCGCTGGCCATGAACGCCGGAGCCTACGGGACCGATGTCTGGCCCCGAGTGGATTGGATCGAGGCCGTGCTCGAATCGGGCGAGCTCCACCGCTATCTGGGGGGGGAGATCGGGTACGGGTACCGCCGAGCCGACCTGCCGCCGGGCGCGGCGGTCGTCCGGGCGGAGTTCGTCCTGGACGATGGGGACCCCCGCGAGATTCGGAAGCGCTGCCTGGCGCGCATGGCCGACCGGGAACAGAAGCACCCACTTGAATGGCCTAACTGCGGCAGCGTCTTCAAGAACTTTTCCTGGGAGCCGGGGATGGACCTCAAGTACGAAAAGCTGGAGTCCGCCCTGGGCGCGAGATTTTCCCGCCGGGCCCTGGAGGAGCGCGGGGCATCCCCGTTGCCGGCCTGGCGGCTCGTGGACGCCTGCGGGCTGACCGGGAAGAGAATCGGCGGGGCCCAGATATCCGACAAGCACTCCAACTTCATGGTGAACCGGGGCGGTGCAAAGGCGGCGGACTTCACCGCGCTCATCGAGCTCGTGGAGAAAACCGTCGAGGAGACCTTCGGCTTCCGGCTCCGGACCGAGGTCCGTCGTATCGGAGAATTTTAA
- a CDS encoding FtsQ-type POTRA domain-containing protein yields the protein MPRQTERSELRPRRTERSELCLRQNQDKGDGFHQALSRRANRAKRATPPAKRVTWVAVLAFIGVAGFLYLRSDAFGLKQVAVEGNTVVTDAQIQSLLPMGENLFSLDTDEIVQRLSRHPYLAQVQIDKVYPDKLVVRVIERTPACYLAEGPLQLLAGNGTVLPMYGESEAGRGDGAVFDLPVVTGYEVVRKGELEPYEDAVILAACGLCAEMQRQALPLYDELVEIRPHTDHLEGLLADGTRVLFPLETAPSTLAALQAVYTRERQGGLTELDARYERQIISRYRTG from the coding sequence ATGCCCCGGCAAACCGAGCGAAGCGAGCTACGCCCCCGGCGAACCGAGCGAAGCGAGCTATGCCTCCGGCAAAACCAGGACAAAGGGGACGGCTTTCACCAGGCGCTCAGCCGCCGGGCGAACCGAGCGAAGCGAGCTACGCCCCCGGCGAAGCGCGTCACCTGGGTGGCGGTCCTCGCTTTTATCGGCGTGGCGGGATTCCTCTACCTGCGCTCCGACGCCTTCGGCCTGAAACAGGTGGCGGTGGAGGGGAACACCGTCGTGACCGACGCCCAGATTCAAAGCCTCCTGCCCATGGGGGAGAACCTCTTCTCCCTGGACACCGACGAAATCGTGCAACGCCTCTCCCGTCACCCGTACCTGGCCCAAGTCCAAATAGACAAGGTTTACCCCGACAAGCTGGTCGTCCGCGTGATAGAGCGGACCCCGGCCTGCTACCTGGCCGAGGGACCGTTGCAGCTTCTGGCCGGTAACGGCACCGTGCTGCCCATGTACGGCGAGAGTGAGGCGGGGCGGGGAGACGGGGCGGTGTTCGATCTGCCGGTCGTGACCGGTTACGAGGTTGTGCGTAAGGGCGAGCTGGAACCTTACGAAGACGCAGTCATCCTGGCCGCCTGCGGCCTGTGCGCCGAGATGCAGCGCCAGGCCCTCCCGCTCTACGACGAGCTGGTGGAAATTCGCCCGCACACGGACCACCTCGAGGGTCTGCTCGCCGACGGCACCCGGGTTCTCTTCCCCCTGGAAACCGCGCCGTCCACGCTGGCCGCTCTGCAGGCGGTATACACCAGAGAACGCCAGGGGGGCCTCACCGAGCTGGACGCCCGATACGAAAGACAGATAATCTCCCGATACCGGACCGGGTGA
- the murG gene encoding undecaprenyldiphospho-muramoylpentapeptide beta-N-acetylglucosaminyltransferase — protein MKPFLFAGGKTGGHLYPGLAVAEQLRELEPDAEIAFCGAGFDLPKRECDKRGWPYHEVPAAPIYQANPLQLIAGVLMNLIGTAKAAELMRGMRPGLVVCCGGYEGFPVALAARGHGVPIMLLEQNAVCGLTNRVLGPLSAAAAVAFSGRRARPASPRVRVTGNPVRADLASYSPDHAAFGLDPGRVTGLVLGGSAGARSVNRTVAEASGRLAAIGGLQMIIQTGGDDRDTVRRAVEESGLRAFVTAYLDPIGPALATADFVIARAGGSVFELALFGLPAILVPYPYAAADHQTANARFFERARAAVVIGDRELTAERLVEEVERLVADGALRQRMSAAMKGQARPDAARRAAELALETKRTERSELCPRQTE, from the coding sequence ATGAAACCGTTCCTCTTCGCCGGGGGAAAGACAGGCGGTCACCTCTACCCGGGGCTCGCGGTGGCCGAACAGTTGCGGGAACTGGAGCCGGACGCGGAAATAGCCTTCTGCGGCGCCGGATTCGACCTGCCGAAACGGGAGTGCGATAAAAGAGGGTGGCCTTACCACGAGGTGCCGGCGGCACCCATCTATCAGGCGAACCCCCTACAGCTGATTGCGGGCGTATTGATGAATCTTATCGGGACGGCGAAGGCGGCGGAACTGATGCGCGGGATGAGGCCCGGCCTCGTCGTCTGCTGCGGCGGCTATGAAGGCTTTCCCGTCGCCCTGGCGGCGCGGGGCCACGGTGTGCCGATTATGCTTTTGGAGCAGAACGCCGTCTGCGGGCTCACCAACAGGGTGCTGGGACCGTTGAGCGCGGCGGCCGCGGTTGCTTTTTCCGGAAGGCGGGCCAGACCGGCCTCGCCCAGGGTGCGGGTGACAGGGAACCCGGTGCGGGCCGATCTCGCCTCGTACTCACCCGACCACGCCGCCTTCGGTCTCGACCCGGGCCGCGTGACGGGGCTGGTCCTAGGCGGGAGCGCCGGGGCCCGATCCGTCAACCGGACGGTCGCGGAGGCGTCCGGAAGGCTAGCGGCCATCGGCGGGTTGCAGATGATAATCCAGACCGGCGGGGACGACCGCGACACGGTGCGGCGGGCGGTGGAGGAATCCGGGCTGCGGGCCTTCGTGACCGCTTACCTGGACCCCATCGGCCCCGCCCTGGCTACGGCCGATTTCGTAATCGCCCGTGCCGGGGGGAGCGTCTTCGAGCTGGCTCTATTCGGTCTGCCGGCCATTCTCGTACCTTACCCTTACGCCGCGGCGGACCACCAGACCGCCAACGCCCGCTTCTTCGAGCGGGCCCGTGCGGCGGTCGTCATCGGGGACCGAGAGCTGACCGCGGAACGGCTGGTGGAAGAGGTTGAACGTCTGGTCGCCGACGGCGCGCTACGTCAAAGGATGTCCGCGGCCATGAAGGGGCAGGCGCGGCCCGACGCGGCACGGCGGGCGGCGGAACTGGCCCTCGAAACGAAGCGAACCGAGCGAAGCGAGCTATGCCCCCGGCAAACCGAGTAA
- a CDS encoding UDP-N-acetylmuramate--L-alanine ligase produces the protein MLGRITRVHLVGIGGAGMSGIAEILLSLGFEVSGSDLRAGKATERLADLGARITIGHSEKNVIGAGVIAVSTAIAPDNPEVVAGRKYNIPVIKRSEILVEIMRLKYPIAVAGTHGKTTTASFIYTILSDGGLEPTAVIGGKLNALTSKTLSNGNGRAGEPSEASYASGKTGASLGGGDYFVVEADESDGTFLAISPAYALVTNIDEDHLNYYSDLDDIRASFVRFANSVPFYGATIVCLDDPVVQGILPELKRRYITYGFTAQCDVIGREVRLMPMSASYKLYRGAELLGEVDLNLPGRHNVLNSLGAAALALEIGVAPETIIGSLRSFKGIEMRLEVVGHIGNITVIHDYAHHPAEIAATLDAMRTGWDRRIVAVFQPHRYTRTKALFDRFLRCFYQADRLIITDIYSAGEPEIPGVSAEALAKGVSEHGHHEVTFIRDRRKIPEAVAGMVSDDDLVLVLGAGNIWETARDIVKKLAEERG, from the coding sequence ATGCTGGGCAGGATAACCCGGGTACACCTGGTGGGCATCGGCGGCGCGGGGATGAGCGGCATCGCCGAGATTCTCCTTAGCCTCGGCTTCGAGGTGTCCGGGTCGGATTTGAGGGCCGGAAAGGCCACCGAGCGTCTCGCGGACCTCGGAGCCAGGATCACCATCGGCCACTCGGAGAAGAACGTCATCGGAGCCGGAGTCATCGCCGTCTCCACCGCGATTGCCCCCGACAACCCCGAGGTGGTCGCCGGCAGGAAATACAACATCCCGGTGATCAAACGCTCCGAGATTCTGGTCGAAATCATGCGGCTTAAATACCCCATCGCCGTCGCCGGCACCCACGGGAAAACCACCACCGCCAGCTTCATCTACACCATCCTCTCCGACGGCGGCCTGGAGCCCACGGCGGTCATCGGGGGCAAGCTCAACGCCCTCACCTCAAAGACCCTGTCCAACGGGAACGGGCGGGCCGGCGAACCGAGCGAAGCGAGCTATGCCTCCGGCAAAACCGGCGCGAGCCTGGGCGGCGGAGACTATTTCGTCGTCGAGGCCGACGAGAGCGACGGCACCTTCCTCGCAATCTCGCCGGCTTACGCGTTGGTGACCAACATAGACGAGGACCACCTCAACTACTACTCCGACCTGGACGACATCCGCGCCTCCTTCGTCCGATTCGCCAACTCGGTGCCGTTCTACGGCGCCACCATCGTCTGCCTGGACGACCCCGTGGTGCAGGGCATTCTGCCGGAGCTAAAGCGGCGCTACATCACTTACGGCTTCACTGCGCAGTGCGACGTCATCGGGCGTGAGGTGCGGCTGATGCCGATGAGCGCCAGCTACAAGCTCTACCGGGGGGCGGAGCTCCTGGGCGAGGTGGACCTGAACCTCCCCGGCCGGCACAACGTCCTGAACAGCTTGGGGGCGGCGGCGCTGGCCCTCGAGATCGGCGTCGCACCGGAGACCATCATCGGGAGCCTGCGCTCCTTCAAGGGAATCGAGATGCGCCTGGAGGTGGTCGGCCACATCGGCAATATCACCGTCATCCACGACTACGCCCACCATCCGGCGGAGATCGCCGCCACACTGGACGCCATGCGGACCGGTTGGGACCGTAGAATCGTGGCGGTGTTCCAGCCCCACCGGTACACCAGAACCAAGGCGCTCTTCGACCGCTTCCTGCGCTGCTTCTACCAGGCCGACCGGCTGATCATCACCGACATCTACTCCGCCGGCGAGCCCGAGATTCCCGGCGTCAGCGCCGAGGCGCTGGCCAAGGGGGTGTCCGAGCACGGTCACCATGAGGTCACCTTCATCCGTGACCGCCGGAAGATACCCGAAGCCGTGGCCGGCATGGTGAGCGACGACGACCTCGTGCTGGTGCTCGGGGCGGGCAACATCTGGGAGACCGCCCGGGACATCGTAAAAAAACTCGCGGAGGAGAGAGGTTGA